In Acidobacteriota bacterium, the genomic stretch CCTGGATTTCAAAGGATTCCAAGAATACTTGAGAAGAACCGGCGATACGATATGCGGGAAGAAACCGATATCCCTCCTGCTCACCCTTCTTGATAAAAATGCAAAGGGTATCCTGCTCAAATATTACACATCCGGTGATATCCTAGGAGATCATAATAATTCAGTAAGCTACGCGGCTATTGCCTTTATCGCGCCAAACTCTCCGGCGAAAGGCATCTCTTCAGAAAATCGTTCCTCCGTTTCTGCCGGGAGCCGCATTTCCAAGAAGGTGGAGGCAGAATTCAATCCCGATGAGCGATCTCTGCTATTAAAGCTAGCAAGAGAGACCATCACTTCTCATCTGAAAGGCTGGGAGATGCCGGATGGCCTCATCGAGCGGATAAAATCCTCCGAAAAGATGATGCAGAAGAGAGGCGTCTTCGTTACGATCAAGAAGCATGGCGATCTGAGAGGATGCATCGGATACATCCAGGGGATAAAGCCTCTCTATCAGGCTGTTATCGACAACGCACTCAGCGCCTCGACGAAGGATCACCGCTTTCCTCCCATGAGCGCCTCGGAGATCAATGAAGTCAAAATCGAGATATCAATCATGTCCCCTCTGAGGAAGATCGATTCTCTGGAAGAAATTGTTGTGGGCCAACATGGACTCTATCTGGAATTCGGGAACAGGCACGGTGTTCTACTTCCGCAGGTTGCAACAGAAGAGGGATGGAACAGGGAAGAATTCCTTAACGGGATTTGCAGGAAATCAGGGCTTCCAGAAAATACCTGGAGAACGGCTCGCCCGACTCTATGGGTCTTCAGCGCAGAAGTCTTCGGGGAGGAATGATGGGAGCCATTAGGAAATCGAGAAGAGATTTCCTAATGCAGCTGTCCGCTGCGGGATCCGCTTTCTTCTTCGATGTCCCATCCTTCATAGCTCAGGAAAGAGCGAATGGATCGCACAGCAGAGTCTGCCTGGCAAGGGATGATTCCATCAAGGGAGTCGATGGCTCTTTGAGTCGAGAGAAGATCCAACTCATGCTCTCCCGTAGTATGAGGAAGCTGACCGATAAAACAGATGAAATAGATGCCTGGAAGCAACTCTTTTCCAGCGATGACACAGTCGGCATCAAGGTAAACTGCCTTGCTGGGAAAGGACTTTCCTCCAACCCGGAACTCATTCTCGCCATAGTGGAGGGGCTGAAGGGCATCGGGATCCGCGAAGAACGGATCATTGTCTGGGACAGGACCAATGACGATTTAATCAAGGCTGGTTATTCCATCGTCGAAGAAACAGGTTCCGGATACAGATGCTTCGGAACGAATGGAGAAT encodes the following:
- the amrB gene encoding AmmeMemoRadiSam system protein B produces the protein MDKRDYSILCILSITFFLSFLILFPGIAQEKAIPKVRKAAYQGSWYPDSSEELGKMIQGYYESAKLPELEGQVLSLISPHAGYRYSGKCAAHAYKAIAGKDYDRVFLLGFSHHYPIQSAAVSAFDSYETPLGRVNVDRRVCDKLLEKKIFSMNMIAEEQEHSIEIQLPFLQTSLKDFSIIPILVGDLESEEDYRLVAAALKEFIDKRTLVVASSDLTHYGKNYGYLPFRENVKENLKTLDSGAILRMTNLDFKGFQEYLRRTGDTICGKKPISLLLTLLDKNAKGILLKYYTSGDILGDHNNSVSYAAIAFIAPNSPAKGISSENRSSVSAGSRISKKVEAEFNPDERSLLLKLARETITSHLKGWEMPDGLIERIKSSEKMMQKRGVFVTIKKHGDLRGCIGYIQGIKPLYQAVIDNALSASTKDHRFPPMSASEINEVKIEISIMSPLRKIDSLEEIVVGQHGLYLEFGNRHGVLLPQVATEEGWNREEFLNGICRKSGLPENTWRTARPTLWVFSAEVFGEE